The following nucleotide sequence is from Nymphalis io chromosome Z, ilAglIoxx1.1, whole genome shotgun sequence.
ACAAGTGTCAAACTGACAGACCAGTCACCGGACAGTAGGTTACCCAGGTACTGAAATACTGAGTTGTGAAATTGTGAATACAAAATAGGTATAGGTATCTTTTTGCAAAATGTCAATATTAAGAGGTGTATATAGACTATATAAACCATATACTTTGTTAAATAACAgtcctaaaaatgtttttgttaatattgtaagAACCAACAAAATCTTTACTCATTCTATCCGAGTGAAAAAACCAAAAACTCAGGATCCAGGAGAGATAATAAAATGGGTTTTATTGGTAaggttatgttatttttatatcatgcatgcattataaaaatgtatttatttatcattgacCGAATTATCATTGATTGTATTATATCGGATAATGTTCTTTGCATTTAGGAATTTTTTTGTCAGTCAGTTTGGTAATTTAAGCTTGGGACAAgccatattcaaataaattaaatgactcTTTAAGCATAACTCTatgtaatttgaatttttttatataaaaatatgtttaaaaaaataatttaagttgttactattttatatcttaataaaataaattgtataaaagattattttattattttaaagctgatACCAGTAACATCATTTGGTTTGGGCTGTTGGCAAGTGTATAGGCTACAGTGGAAGCTGGAGTTAATAGATATGCTCCATGCAAAATCAAATTCAACACCAATCCCCATGCCACAGGAGTATGATATTCATTTcactaataaacatttttaataatggaGTTTTTATTACATGTGTGAAAATTCTAGAAGTAATGAATTATGTTCAATGCACAATGCAAACAACAAAGCACAATGGTTAAttcctttaattttttgtaaaaaattaccaGGTCTTTTAccaaagaattatataattatttttcttatcattaaaattatcataatcaaTACAGAACTCAGTTAAATCATGAACACTTGCCtgattcttaaaaaaatgtccAATAGCTTTGGATAAAATTAtagacacataaaaaaaaaattaaataaagtgttGGATAAaggatgtttattttaatttttgttttaatgctaAAACCTGCATCACATTTTCTACTTGAAGTTTGGTGAAGTATATGAACTTTCCATCGATACTAAACTATGGGTAAACACAGTTCCAGAAAACAATATATCTTCACCAATAATGTCTATATCAAAACTACACACTAGACaagaatataatacttttctttaattaaatttatttaaaaacaaacaagtatgttatttttttagtaaaaagtgAAAGACAATATGGTAAAATGTGTCTAAAAGTTTAGACgcaaaagagaaaaaaattcaaaaacatgGTTCTATGAAAAAGGAATCAAACTAAGTGCTCTAATTTTCCTAGATGACACAatgtaacataataaattattatataatgtataatataaaaaaataatacacacatCTAGTAAtaatttcttcaaaaatttTGTGCAATTAATTTGACTATTGtacttcttttttaattatgtagatacttaatgttttaataatttatttgttttaaaaaatattattttcaccacttttataaaatacgatatgttttagttttaaagaaCTTGAAAATATGGAATACAGACCTGTTAAAGTGAAGGGAGAGTTTCTTCACGAAAAGGAAATTCTCATAGGACCTCGTGCCTTAATTGAAAATGATGCAATTTTGCAAAGAACTGGGTCCCTTATATCAGATCCTAAAAAGAATCAAGGATGGCTACTTATCACTCCATTCAAATTGTCGGATAGTGGGtaagctaattttttttaatataaattcattataataatatatatattattgaatataagcTTATAAAGTCACATGCTACCCATCCGTTTTTGCACAAGCAAAATTTGGATATGTaaccaaattatataatgtaataaagtgTATGTAAAGGATAATTCATTAAGATATCAAGTCTATAAGAAAActctaaaattgttttgttatatgaCTTACCGCATGCCctgcatattttatatatatagtgtataacAGTACATTTAGAGTTGCAACCTTAATTACAAGAAAATGCTTCCAATCAATAAGCTATTTGTGTCAGTACAGTAAATGGAATTAAAATTgaggtattttattaaataaatatgtgactTATGTCTAAAAGATGTATTTTGTTGTGAACTCTGTTGTAGGCAGTttggatatttttaaatgtttcttgcaAGAAGTTTTGTATGTTATAGTTTATTCGCATGATTTCTGTTCATTCCAgagaaattatcttaattaatcgTGGTTGGATACCTCAAACTTTACGCCCTAAAGAAAAAAGACAGGCATCAATGGTAAAGGGTGAAGTGGAGCTAACTGGAGTGGTACGACTTACTGAAAATCGAAGTCCTTTCATGCCCAAAAACAATCCAGAAAAAAATTCATGGCTTTACaggtatgaaatattttatgtacgaCCACAATAATAATGACACAAAGGTGAAAAAATTACTTTgattgttttcaattaaaaaaaggtaattgaAATAGTAATTTCTTATCAGTAGTTGCTATTTCACCTTTACTAAGAATACTGGTACTTTTAAAaccttgtttttttaatgttaaaaattgcatttaatCTAATTTGTCACCAGTCGAACAAAAGATCTGAGGCAGACCAACACTGCATACAACTGACTATATTCGACATTACTACATTTACCTTTATATAGTCTTATTATTCAGaatcttttaaaattgttatgttGTTGTGTATTACtgtttactaattaatatactatagtaaaaatataatatttgacagaaaaaaaatcctgtaaattttgttttttccaTATTAGGgctaaagtcgagatggcccagtggcaagaacgcgtgaatcttaaccgatgatcgtgggttcaaacccgggcaagcaccactgaattttcatgtgcttaatttgtgattataattcatgtcgtatgtcaaggtgaaggaaaacatcgtgaggaaacctacatgtgtctaatttcactggaattctacctcatgtgtattccaccaacctgcattggagcagcgtggtggaataagctccaaaaccttctcctcaaaaaaagaaaggaagccttagcccagcggtgggacattcacagactgttactattCATCTTCATCATCTTCTCTATTTAAGGCAcagaatatttactttttagaatggataataattttaattttgactttCAATATTAGTATTTGTAATGCTCTTTGTTTACCACAACTGAACAAGAGCCACTTCTCAGTACAAGAGTTAAGTCATAGTCTATCACGCTAGCTCTGTGTGGATTATAGGttaatgattcaaaagtgcttgtcaaaacgtattttgaataaagtatattttggtttTGACTCCATGCACGCATTTTTGTAaaagcaaattaatatataagacaaaaatgatagtttgtaatatt
It contains:
- the LOC126780448 gene encoding surfeit locus protein 1, whose amino-acid sequence is MSILRGVYRLYKPYTLLNNSPKNVFVNIVRTNKIFTHSIRVKKPKTQDPGEIIKWVLLLIPVTSFGLGCWQVYRLQWKLELIDMLHAKSNSTPIPMPQDFKELENMEYRPVKVKGEFLHEKEILIGPRALIENDAILQRTGSLISDPKKNQGWLLITPFKLSDSGEIILINRGWIPQTLRPKEKRQASMVKGEVELTGVVRLTENRSPFMPKNNPEKNSWLYRDLCQMSAYFDCAPVWLDAKGIPDPPEGWPLPNQTRITMRNEHFSYLVTWYLLSAFTAVMWHRYFIRKLPLL